TACGGGCTATATGAATTCTGTTTTTTACTGTACCAATCGGAATATCTAATTTCTCTGCAATTTCATGGTATTTAAACCCTCTAAAATACATCATAAATGGCATTTTATAGGCTTCATCCAACGATTTTACGGCATTATCTATATCGTTCATCGCAAAAGTACTCATAGCGGTATTGTCGGTACTCGACTCCATAGAGTTGATATAGTGCAAATTGTCGGAAGTATCGATGAAGGTATTTTTTCTCACCATTCTTTGATAATTGGTGATAAATGTATTTTTCATGATAGTGTATAACCATGCCTTTAGGTTGGTTCCTTCTGTATATTTATCACGATTGGTGAAAGCTTTCAACAATGTGTCTTGCAACAAATCATTGGCTTCTTCGTAATCTCTGGTCAACTTCATGGCAAAGGGTTTCAATGATTTAGAAACTTTTCCTATATGGAATGAAAATTCAACAGCTGTCATAGTCGTTTTGCGTTTATTTGTTGATTTGTTTAACAAACATAAGTAATGATTAAACAAAAACAAAATATATTTACTCATTTTTCACAAAAAATAAATTCAAATTCGTAACTATTAAAAGCAAAAAAGGGCTTTTTTATTAGAATAATTATATTCAATATAAAAAACAAGTTTGAAAACGTACAATAAAAACCGTTTAATATAAATAAAAAAACATTAAACATAATTCATCAAAACGTTTTGTTGAACTTATATACCCTAAAATGTTAAACAAAAAGCAGGTCTATTGTCTTGGAAAGATACAATTATCAAAAAAATACAAATGCAACATCATTGCACATTTAAACACAATTATACTTACCTTTGCTACACAGCTTTATTAATCAGCAAACGTGAAAAAGATTCTATTGATACTTACGGTAATCATGATAGTGTGGTTGCCTACATGGGCACAAAACAACAACTGTACTTGTGTTTTGAAAGGAGTGGTTCATGAAACCAACATTCATAATCCTATTCCTGGGGCGGTGGTGTACTTAAAGGGCACAAAATACGCCGAGTATACCAATGCTGAAGGAAAATACAACTTCAAAAACCTTTGTCAAGGCACATATACGCTAGTATGTCAGGCTGTTGGTTATCAAAAGGTTGAAGTAGTCATCAATTTGTCGAAAGAGCATTCAGAAGAACTAACCCTCAACAATTCCGACGAGCATTTGCAGGAGGTAATTGTGGCTGGCAAAAAACTCGAAAATAATACCCATACCAAAAATATTATTGAGGGTGATGCCCTTGAACAAAGCCGAGGGCAAAACCTTGCCGAATCGCTGAAGGCTGCTACGGGTGTTACTACTTTACAAACTGGTAGCAGTATTGCCAAACCCGTTATTCATGGGATGCACTCTAATCGTGTATTGATTCTCAACAATGGTATTCGTCAAGAAGGCCAGCAATGGGGTAGCGAACACGCTCCTGAAATCGACCCATTTGTGGCCAAAAAATTAACGGTAGTAAAAGGTGCTGCGGGTGTTAGGTATGGCTCGGATGCTATTGCAGGTGTAATTATGGTAGAACCCAACCCTTTGCCCGATTCGGCTAAGATACATGGCGAAATCAATACTGTGGCTTTTTCTAATGGCCAACAAGGGGTTGTTTCGGGGATTGTAGAAGGTGGTATTTCTAGTATAAAAGGACTTGCTTGGCGGCTTCAGGGTACTTACAAACGTGGCGGCGATATCAAAACAGCTCAATATTATTTGGCTAATACAGGGATTCAGGAGCGGAATTTCTCGGTTGCATTGGGCTATAATGCTATCCATTGGGGTACAGAAGCATATTTTAGTTATTTCGACACCCAACTGGGTATTTTTGCTGGCTCGCATATTGGCAATATTACTGATTTGCTCAATGCTATTGATAACCCTCGTCCTAGTAGCGATTATACACCTTCGTCGCCAAGTTATACAATCAATCGCCCCGACCAAGATTTAGCTCATAATTTGCTCAAAATAAAGTCATTTTTTATTGCTGAAAACCTAGGAAAATGGACATTGACACTTTCAAGACAGTACGACTGGCGACTTGAATATGATATTCCTCGTGGCAATAGAACCTTAAATACCCTCAATTTTAAGCTTACCAGTTATCAGGGTGAGCTTATTTTGGAACATAAACCTCTTTGGGGGATTTTGAGCGGTACTGTTGGGCTGAATGGCTTATGGCAAGAAAACCTTTCATCGTCATATCAGTTAGAAAAGCCTTTGACTAATACCGTTCTAATTCCTAATTATCATACTAAAAGTGCGGGGTTGTTTTTGATAGAGCGGTATGTAAAAAATAAATGGGAGATCGAAACGGGGCTTCGCTACGATATTCGCAATTCGGAGGCCTATGGTTTAAGTTTCAACAATACCATTTTTCACCATTCATTTACTTTCAATAATGCCTCTGCTACCGCAGGCTTGGCCTATAATGCTTCTAGCAAGCTTACTTACAAAGCCAATGCCGCAATTGCATGGCGTGCACCCAATATGAACGAGCTGTTTTCAAATGGCGTACACCATGGTGCAGCAGCTTATGAAAAAGGTAATATTGATTTAGTACCCGAAGTAGCTCATAATATATCGGTATCGGCAGAGTATTCTGGCGATCGGTGGGCTTGGGAAGTTGCTCCGTATTTTAATTATATCAAAGATTTTATTTATCTAAAACCAAGAATTGAAAATGGTGTTCTACAAACTGTTTTATCGGTACGTGGAGCATTTCCTGCTTTTGATTATACTCAGGTAGATGCTGTGTTTGCGGGGGTAGATGCTTCGCTGAAATACATGATTACGCAACAGTTGTCTATTTCAGAAAAATATTCGATGGTAAGAGCCAAAGATGTTCGCAACGATAGCTATATGGTCAATATTCCAGCCAACCGCCTCGAAAGTACCCTAAAATATACTTTCTCTAAAAAAGATGCATATATTAGTATTAGTAATTTATGGGTAGCTCGTCAAAGCCGTGTAGAAGCCAATAGCGACTTTTTAGCTCCTCCTGCTGGCTATAACTTATGGAATTTGTACGCAGGGTATCCAATCAAAAAAGTAACCTTAGGCTTGAGTGTAAGCAATCTTTTGAATACCGCCTACCGTGACTATATGAACCGTTTTAGGTATTTTACAGATGAAATGGGCCGAAATATTTCCTTGAGACTACAATACAAATTTTAGGTTGAATATTATCATGGATTGGAGATTGCTACTTTGGGGGTTTAGATAAGATGGCTGTGTTGTTCATAAAATATATGTAGAAAGCATTTCATTTACCCAATAATGTTCTATTAGTAAGAGTACTGAATCATGAATAAAAAGTACCAGAAAACCATCTGGTTATCACTTTCTTTCATTATTCAGTACTCTTTTTGAGCTAGGCATTTTGTAACACCTCCTCCACAAATGAAAGAGCTTTTAGGGCCGCTTTTTCATCCCGCAGTTTTAGTCCTAATCTTCTTTCCAATATATCGTCGGCAGTACAAGCCATCTCGTATTTTACAGCATATACCACTTCGGCTTTGATAAAGGGATGCTCGGCAACCAATAGCGATTTTAGCGAGCTGTCGTCGATGGTGAGTTCCAGTACTTTTGAAGCATAACTACCATATTTTTTCATCAAATGCTGAGCTACATAATCGGGAATAGTGTATTTAGCTACCAGTTTTTTCCAATCATCAAATTGATAATTTTCAGCTCCATACAACAATTGATGGTCGGTAGTACAAGCCGAAACCGCTTGTTTGAGTACATTTTCTTGTACCATATCTACTGTATCTTTGGCCATTAAACGATAAGTAGTCCACTTGCCCCCCATAATACTTACTAGTTTTGACCGCTTATCTATTTCGACCTCGTGGTCACGTACCAACGACTTGGTATCTGAATCTAAAGCCGAATGTAGTTGAGCTTCCAGCAAAGGCCTCAAGCCCGCAAAGCCCGAAGTAATATCGGCTTCGCTCACTGGCTTTTCCAAATACCGATTTACGTAGTCTATTAAATAGCCTTTTTCATGCTGTTCTAGCTTAGGCACTTCCGAAAGGTTATCCTCTTCGTCGGTAGTACCTACCAAAAGCTGATCTTGCCAAGGAATCATAAAGATTACACGTCCGTCGTCGGTTTTAGGAACTAAAATAGCGGTTTCGCCTTGTAGAAAAGTTTTGGGCAATACAATATGAGCCCCTCTACTTACTTTGATTCGTGATTTGAGTTTGGGATTAGCCAATTTCCGAAGGTGGTCGGCAAATGGCCCAGTAGCATTAATAAATGCTTTGGCACTAATATGTAGCTCGGTATTATTCAACAAATCTTTTGCCCAAAGCGATTTTAGCCTACCAGTATCTTCATTTTTGCTAAATTTCAATGCCTGTGTATAATTTAAGGCCAAAGCCCCTTTGTCTACAGCTGTTTGGATTAGGGCTAAACAATACCGTGCATCGTCCAATTGTCCGTCATAATATAATACTGCCGAATTGAGGTGCTTCTTTTTGAGTTCAGGAATTAGCTCCAAAGCTTCTTGTTTTGAAAGCCGCTCACTTTTAGCAATATTTTGAGAACCTGCAATCCATTCATACATTTTAAGCCCAATCGTGTAATAAATACTTTCGATAAAGCTAAAACAAGGTGTTAAAAGGGCAAGCGGTCGAGAAAGATGTGGAGCATTTTTGAGTAATATTTCCCGTTCTTTCAAAGCTTTTCTTACCATTTTGTACTGTTCCCAATCCAACTTTTTAACGGCTTGTTCAAGATACCGAACACCTCCATGAATCAATTTGGTAGATTTAGACGACGTTTGAGCAGCAAAATCATACTTATCGATTATTATAACTTTTAGGCCTCTGAGGGTAGCATCCAAGGCAATACCTGCACCTGTAGCCCCTCCTCCAATAATACAAATATCAAATTGTGGCGTGTCATGAAGTTTGCGGAGTTGTTCGTTACGATTCATCATAAAACTAACATTAAAGCTATTTAAGTGGGATTGGACAATGTTTATAAAAAGGATGTATAAAGAATTGGATAGTGTATTAAAAAAGGTCTCGCTAAACTAACGAGACCCTTTTTAAAATGCAACATAAAGTTATTAAAATCCAGTTGATATTTATTCAATTACTTCAGCTTCTTCCAGAATATAATTCATTTCATAAATATCGTCGGCATTCAACTTTAATTTGCCAGTGAAAGTGTGCATTTCATCGGTCTTGTATTTCTTTGAAGCTCCTTTTTTAGGTTTCAACGACATAACTGATTCGGGGCCTGCACCACCACAAAAAAAGCATTGGCTATAAGGAAAAGCCGACAATACATATACATTGGTAGCGGCATCGACAGGTATTACGTACCCTTTGATTGTCACTTCTTTGTTTTCTAATTTTTTTACACCAGGCCCAAAAGTAGGGTACAACATATAAATAGATTCTTGAGGATACCATTTTTTCTTAAAGGTAACGTCTTTGAGCATATCCCAAGTAAGTTTATCACTTGGCAAAGCCATCGTTTTGCGGTTGGCAGGGTCTATAGCCAATGCCGACTGACTCAATAACACAATCAGGGCAAGAAAGCTAAATATTTTTTGTTTCATAACTGTTGATGTTTGGTAGTTTGTGTACAGGGTTTTTTATTTCAAGTAAATTTCTTAATCGTCGGCTAATGTTCTGGAAATATCTATTTTATAAATACCTATCGACGGAATTGCAGCGGCCAATAAACCTATAATAAGAGCCCCCAACAAAAGCCAGAATTCTTCGGTAAGCAAAGATAGAACGTTGAAATCATAATGAAAATTTTGTTCGACATTCTGTGCCATTACCCATACGCCCAATCTACTTAGCAAAACGCCAACAACATAACCTATTATACTGATTATCAATCCTTCTGACAACAAAAGAAAAAACAATTTTGTTCTGCTAGCTCCCATCGAAAGCATCAAGGCCATTTCATATTTTCGCTCTTTCAACGAATTATACAGCGATACAAACACACTAATACCCGATACCACTATAATAACAAGGGCTATTAGTTGTAGGGTTTCGATACCCAAACCCATCAAAGCAAACAAACGGTTCATTTCAATAGCTGGCGTAGCTGTTTGCATGGTCGAGTTTTGATTAATACTTCTCGAAATCATCATACCCATTGCTGGATTCCTGAACTTGACCAGCATGGCGGTAATTTCTTTTTCTTCCTCGTGGTGTTCATCCTCGTGGTGTTCATCTTCTGTTAATAACTTCAAGGCATTTGCTCCTTTGCCTGCCTCCTCTTCTTCATGATGCTCGTGCAATGCCCATACGCTTTCGAGTGGCGTAATCAACAATTGGTCTAGCACCGAATTGGTGGTTTTTAGAATACCTACCACCTTAAATTTATTATTGTCGTGATGATGCCCTTCGCCATCGTAACCATGCTGGCTGGCAAAGGTATCTCCTACTTTTAAGCCCAGATTTTTAGCAACTTTTGCCCCTAATACCATGTCGAGAGATTTTTCAAAAATTCTACCTTGCTCAAATTCGCCTTGAAAATGGCTGATATACTTTTCATTTGTACCTACAATTCTATAGCCCTGATAGCTGTCGCCCATAGAAAGCGGAATAGCCGATTGTACCATAGGGTTTCGGGTAAACTGGGAGGCTTCGGCCAAACTGATATTGCCTGTCGGGGCATCGATTTGATAAATACTTGCCAAAATCAATTGTAAAGGACTCCCTTTTGCTCCTAGCACCATATCAATACCTTGTACATTGCGGGTAAACTTCTCTTCGAGCTGCTTACCTACCAACAACAATAACGATATAATGGCAATACCCAACGCCATAAGCAAAATACTCAGGAAGCTAGTAAGGGGTTTATCTTTAATATTTTTCCAAGAAATATTGAGTAAATTCATTTGTGTATTTAGTGCTATATAAAGTGCTTTCGCACCAATGGTCATGATTAATTAAAGAGAAAGTTGATGCTCAAATACATCTTTCAATCGTTGGTCGTGGGTTACTACGACTAAACTTGCTCCTATTTCTTGTGTCTGACGTTTTAGTAAATCAATCACTTTAAGGCAGTTATCATCGTCGAGATTGGAAGTAGGCTCATCGGCCAAAATCAGCGAAGGGTTGTTCATCAAAGCCCTAGCAATACTTACTCGCTGTTGTTCACCTTGCGACAGCTGCGTAGTTTTTTTGTTGAGGTGGTCGGCAAAACCCAAACTTTCGGCCAAATGAATAGCATTTTGCTTAGCAAGTGTTTTTCCTGCCAAATAATTGGCCAACAACAGATTGTCTAATACCGAAAGAGCGTGTACAAAATGAGGTTTTTGGTAAACAATTCCTACATGGGCAGCACGAAAGCTAGCAGCTTCAGAGGCCGACAATCGGCTGATTTCTTGGTGATTAATTTGAATATTTCCGCCTGTTGGTTTTAGCAATAAGGCCATCAAATGAAGAAATGTAGTTTTTCCTCGACCCGATTTACCCAAAATCAGCATGGTTTCGTGGTCGGCACAGGAAAAATCAGGGAAAACGAATTGTTTTGTAGGAACTCCTGGTTGAGCTGGATACGCAAAAGTTAGTTGTTGTGTCGAAATCACAGTTGATGAGTGTTATGTTGCTAAAACTTTTTTTCGTTAAACATTGTTAGGTATTTACGCTTAATATTTCATTATCAAGTACTTAACACTAAGTTATTCAATCATTATACAAATATACGCATTAGCTATTGAAGAAATTGGCAAAAATGTGAATTTGAAAATTTGATAACTTAGGAACAACAATTTACAAAAATTGTCTTTATTTTTTGTTATATCCTATCTGGTTGACGAATATGGCTGTAGCCTCTCTATCAGATAAAATGCTAATTTATTATATAAGTTTTTCAAAATAGAATAGTACAGAACAGCTAATTTGCTAAATTTGCGTCCACTTTTGAGAAACAGACGTTTATGTGTTGAAATTATGAGTAATAATATTTTGTATTTTGAACTAACCACTCCAGTTGAAGACGACCGACCAATATATATATCTGGTAATTTTAACGGTTGGCTTCCTGACAAAGAAGACTTTCAGCTTAAAAAAGTTGAAGAAGGTAAATATGTATTAAAATTCCCTACAAGCCACCCAGTACCCGAAACTATCGAGTATAAATATACTAAAGGAGGCTGGAACCAAGTAGAACTTGATGAGTTTGGTAATCCTACCAAAAACAGAACGGTTCAACGAAAATTAGGGGTATTGCATGATTTTGTCCCTCACTGGCGACTCGATGGTGCTAACCTCAACAACAATTTGATGCCCAACATCAGATTGATTTCGGACTCGTTTGAAATGCCGCAATTTGACACCAAACGTGCCGTTTATATTTTGTTGCCTCATAATTATGAGCAAAGCGATAAAAAATACCCTGTTTTGTATCTACAAGATGCCCAAAACCTTTTCTTAGAAGGTTCGGAGTTTGGCAACTGGGGTATCGACAAACAATTGGCGGTATTGGCCTCACGAGGGCATGGCGATGTGATTATCGTAGCAATTGCTCATGGTGGCGAAAATCGTTTTAAGGAATATTCTCCGTACCATAACCCCAAAATGGGTAAAGGCGAAGGGCGTAAATATGTACAATTTATTAGTAGAACCCTCAAACCCTATATCGACGCTAATTTTCGAACCCTCCCCGACCGTGAACATACAGGTATTGGCGGAAGTTCTTTGGGCGGTTTGGTGAGTATTTATGCTGGCTTGATGTACCCCGAAGTATTTGGGCGGCTCATGCTATTTTCGCCATCGTTATGGGTTTCACCTAATATTTACTTCGATGCTATCGACTTCTTGAGTCATTTACCTGCCAAAATTTATGTATACGCAGGCGGAGGCGAAAGCTCAACGATGATTCCTAATGTAGAAAAGCTCAAGCAAACTTTACAGCGACAAGGCAATAAAAAGATAGATATTCATTTGTCGCTCGACCCCGACGGTAAACACAGCGAAGTACAATGGGGCAAGGAGTTTCCGAAGGCTGTAGAATGGCTATTCTTCTAAATGATAAAAACCCATACTCCAAAAGAATATGGGTTTCTGCATCACACTACCTTTATTGTAAAAAAATTGACCTGTTCATTGTCAACGGAGTTAGTGACTAACTCCGTTATACTAGCCTAATACTGGGAATGGGTCTGCAAATTTTTTCTTAGCATTCATCCATACTATTTCCTCCTCAGTACATAAACACGACCGTAACTCATCCAAGATAAGGCTTTGGTCCAAATCTTGACCAATAATAACCAATTCGTTGATTCGGTCGCCAAAACGTTTATCCCATCGTTGCATAATTGTTTTTTTAGCTTCTTGCCAAGCTGGGTAAAACGGTCGTTCCCAATCGGGTACACCTGCCCACCATGTACCTGCGGCATCAGCCCGCAACGATCCCCCCGCTTGCCCCCAATTAAGGGCATCTTTGGGCCGAGAAGCCAACCAGAATAACCCTTTAGAGCGAATAATACCCGCTGGCCAGTTTTGATTGATATATTGCCAAAAACGTTCTGGATGAAATGGCCGTGCATCTCTAAAAACAAAAGAAGTAATACCGTATTCTTCTGTTTCGGGGGTATGATTACCCTTTTCTAGCTCTTTGAGCCAACCTGCCGACTGTGAAGATTGCTCAAAGTCAAACAAACCAGTATTGAGGATTGCCTTAGGACTGACCTTTCCAAAAGTGGATTCTACAACCTGAGCATCGGGATTGAGCTTTTTGATAATAGCTTTTAACTCACCCAAACGATTGGCCGACAATAAGTCGGTTTTATTAAGAATAATTACATTGGCAAACTCAATTTGGTCAGTCAATAAATTCACGATTGTCCGAGTGTCGTTAGGGTCATCATCGTTTAGCCCACGAGACCAAACGGTATCTATCGAACCAAAATCACTTGGAAAATTAAAGCAATCTACTACTGTAACCATTGTATCTAAATGAGCAAATTTGGATAAATCAATACCACTAGCTTCGTCAACATAAGAAAACGTTTGAGCCACAGGCAAAGGCTCGGAAATACCCGTTGATTCAATAATCAAGTAATCAAAGCGATTTTCTTTAGCTAGTTTTTCTACTTCTACCATCAAATCCTCTCGTAGTGTACAACAAATACAGCCATTCGACATTTCGACAAGCCGTTCTTCAGTTCGTGACAAAACATTTTCTTGCTGTACCAACTGAGCATCTACATTGATTTCGCTCATATCGTTGACAATAACCGCCACCCGTAGGTTTTCTTTATTATGTAAGATATGATTAAGTAAAGAGGTTTTTCCTGCTCCCAAAAAACCACTAAGTACCGTTACTGGAAGTTTTTTATTTGACATTTTTTACAGAATCTAATATTGAAAAAATGAATAACAATCAAAGCCAACGAGGCTATATACCCAACATACTGTAGAAACGGAAGGTCATCTTCAAAAATAATAGCCACCGCAAAAGCCAAAAAAGCTAACCAAAACGCTCGTACAATACGAATAGATACACAAGACCGAGTTGTAGAAAACACAGCAATAAAGCAAAGTAAAACAAATACATAATCCCAGCAATCGTGGGCTTCGTCGAGGGCTACCTGTGTTTGAGAATACTGATAATATGCTTTCAAAAACATTATTATCGGTGTAGCCAAACAATGTACCAGGCATATTGCCGAACTGAATATGCCTAAATAATCGTACCAAAAGTTGAGTTTCTTTTCCATATTTGCAACATTGTTGCAAATATAAATATTCTATTTTCATTTTTGCAACATTATTGCGTAATATTCAAAAAGAAATACTAAATTTGCAACATCATTGCATTAATAAACTTATCATAAAATATGAAACTCGTACGTAATAGAATTTGGGTAATGGCATTGTTGGCCACATCGTTGTTGGCTGGCTGTAAAAAAGATGAGCCTTCGCCTGTAGAAGACAGTGAAAACCTTACTACTTTAAAATTGATATTTACCAATGGTGGGGTTTCAACAACTTATGCGTTCAAAGACCTTGACGGTATTGGTGGCAATGCCCCTGTTATTGATAAAATCAACCTAGATGCCAACAAAACTTACACAGTAGCAGTAGAGGTTTGGGATGAAAGTAAAACGCCTGCAGAAAATACCACAACAGAAATAGAAGAGGAAAGCTTTGAACATTTATTTGTGTACACTCCTACTCCTAGTAATTTATTGACCGTTACACGTACCGATAAAGACAACCGTAATTTGGAAGTAGGCTTAAAGGCAAGTGTACAAACTAACGCCGCAGGAACAGGAAAGTTGAAGGTGGTTTTGTATCATCAGCCTCCTCAAAATGGCACGCCAATCAAAGATGGTACAGCCAAAGGAAGTACCGACTTTGAAGCAGAATTTGATGTAACAGTAAAATAGGAATACCAAACTATGACAAATGCCCCATTCTTTCCTATTCGGAAGGCAATGGGGCATTTTATTGAAGTACCAAAATTCATTAATTGGCTGGCTTGTCAGGAACTGGTGCCGAAGCGTGAAAATCACTATAAACCACTTTGGCATATTTTTCTAGCAGCTCAATTACCCTTTCTCGATTATCAGCCTTAACGATTACCCCAATGTGATACTCTTCATCCATCCGCCAATAAATTTCGGGGTCATCAAAAGCCATTACATTGGGATACTGCTGGCGAGTTAATGAAATCAGAATACCTGAATAATGATTTTGAACCTCTGGCAGTACATATTTTGTCCCTTTGGCC
The DNA window shown above is from Flectobacillus major DSM 103 and carries:
- a CDS encoding RNA polymerase sigma factor, translated to MTAVEFSFHIGKVSKSLKPFAMKLTRDYEEANDLLQDTLLKAFTNRDKYTEGTNLKAWLYTIMKNTFITNYQRMVRKNTFIDTSDNLHYINSMESSTDNTAMSTFAMNDIDNAVKSLDEAYKMPFMMYFRGFKYHEIAEKLDIPIGTVKNRIHIARKELKDKLHMYAYWN
- a CDS encoding glycerol-3-phosphate dehydrogenase/oxidase, giving the protein MMNRNEQLRKLHDTPQFDICIIGGGATGAGIALDATLRGLKVIIIDKYDFAAQTSSKSTKLIHGGVRYLEQAVKKLDWEQYKMVRKALKEREILLKNAPHLSRPLALLTPCFSFIESIYYTIGLKMYEWIAGSQNIAKSERLSKQEALELIPELKKKHLNSAVLYYDGQLDDARYCLALIQTAVDKGALALNYTQALKFSKNEDTGRLKSLWAKDLLNNTELHISAKAFINATGPFADHLRKLANPKLKSRIKVSRGAHIVLPKTFLQGETAILVPKTDDGRVIFMIPWQDQLLVGTTDEEDNLSEVPKLEQHEKGYLIDYVNRYLEKPVSEADITSGFAGLRPLLEAQLHSALDSDTKSLVRDHEVEIDKRSKLVSIMGGKWTTYRLMAKDTVDMVQENVLKQAVSACTTDHQLLYGAENYQFDDWKKLVAKYTIPDYVAQHLMKKYGSYASKVLELTIDDSSLKSLLVAEHPFIKAEVVYAVKYEMACTADDILERRLGLKLRDEKAALKALSFVEEVLQNA
- a CDS encoding DUF3299 domain-containing protein, with amino-acid sequence MALPSDKLTWDMLKDVTFKKKWYPQESIYMLYPTFGPGVKKLENKEVTIKGYVIPVDAATNVYVLSAFPYSQCFFCGGAGPESVMSLKPKKGASKKYKTDEMHTFTGKLKLNADDIYEMNYILEEAEVIE
- a CDS encoding TonB-dependent receptor; the protein is MKKILLILTVIMIVWLPTWAQNNNCTCVLKGVVHETNIHNPIPGAVVYLKGTKYAEYTNAEGKYNFKNLCQGTYTLVCQAVGYQKVEVVINLSKEHSEELTLNNSDEHLQEVIVAGKKLENNTHTKNIIEGDALEQSRGQNLAESLKAATGVTTLQTGSSIAKPVIHGMHSNRVLILNNGIRQEGQQWGSEHAPEIDPFVAKKLTVVKGAAGVRYGSDAIAGVIMVEPNPLPDSAKIHGEINTVAFSNGQQGVVSGIVEGGISSIKGLAWRLQGTYKRGGDIKTAQYYLANTGIQERNFSVALGYNAIHWGTEAYFSYFDTQLGIFAGSHIGNITDLLNAIDNPRPSSDYTPSSPSYTINRPDQDLAHNLLKIKSFFIAENLGKWTLTLSRQYDWRLEYDIPRGNRTLNTLNFKLTSYQGELILEHKPLWGILSGTVGLNGLWQENLSSSYQLEKPLTNTVLIPNYHTKSAGLFLIERYVKNKWEIETGLRYDIRNSEAYGLSFNNTIFHHSFTFNNASATAGLAYNASSKLTYKANAAIAWRAPNMNELFSNGVHHGAAAYEKGNIDLVPEVAHNISVSAEYSGDRWAWEVAPYFNYIKDFIYLKPRIENGVLQTVLSVRGAFPAFDYTQVDAVFAGVDASLKYMITQQLSISEKYSMVRAKDVRNDSYMVNIPANRLESTLKYTFSKKDAYISISNLWVARQSRVEANSDFLAPPAGYNLWNLYAGYPIKKVTLGLSVSNLLNTAYRDYMNRFRYFTDEMGRNISLRLQYKF
- a CDS encoding alpha/beta hydrolase — protein: MSNNILYFELTTPVEDDRPIYISGNFNGWLPDKEDFQLKKVEEGKYVLKFPTSHPVPETIEYKYTKGGWNQVELDEFGNPTKNRTVQRKLGVLHDFVPHWRLDGANLNNNLMPNIRLISDSFEMPQFDTKRAVYILLPHNYEQSDKKYPVLYLQDAQNLFLEGSEFGNWGIDKQLAVLASRGHGDVIIVAIAHGGENRFKEYSPYHNPKMGKGEGRKYVQFISRTLKPYIDANFRTLPDREHTGIGGSSLGGLVSIYAGLMYPEVFGRLMLFSPSLWVSPNIYFDAIDFLSHLPAKIYVYAGGGESSTMIPNVEKLKQTLQRQGNKKIDIHLSLDPDGKHSEVQWGKEFPKAVEWLFF
- a CDS encoding MerC domain-containing protein, whose amino-acid sequence is MEKKLNFWYDYLGIFSSAICLVHCLATPIIMFLKAYYQYSQTQVALDEAHDCWDYVFVLLCFIAVFSTTRSCVSIRIVRAFWLAFLAFAVAIIFEDDLPFLQYVGYIASLALIVIHFFNIRFCKKCQIKNFQ
- a CDS encoding GTP-binding protein, translating into MSNKKLPVTVLSGFLGAGKTSLLNHILHNKENLRVAVIVNDMSEINVDAQLVQQENVLSRTEERLVEMSNGCICCTLREDLMVEVEKLAKENRFDYLIIESTGISEPLPVAQTFSYVDEASGIDLSKFAHLDTMVTVVDCFNFPSDFGSIDTVWSRGLNDDDPNDTRTIVNLLTDQIEFANVIILNKTDLLSANRLGELKAIIKKLNPDAQVVESTFGKVSPKAILNTGLFDFEQSSQSAGWLKELEKGNHTPETEEYGITSFVFRDARPFHPERFWQYINQNWPAGIIRSKGLFWLASRPKDALNWGQAGGSLRADAAGTWWAGVPDWERPFYPAWQEAKKTIMQRWDKRFGDRINELVIIGQDLDQSLILDELRSCLCTEEEIVWMNAKKKFADPFPVLG
- a CDS encoding ABC transporter permease, with amino-acid sequence MNLLNISWKNIKDKPLTSFLSILLMALGIAIISLLLLVGKQLEEKFTRNVQGIDMVLGAKGSPLQLILASIYQIDAPTGNISLAEASQFTRNPMVQSAIPLSMGDSYQGYRIVGTNEKYISHFQGEFEQGRIFEKSLDMVLGAKVAKNLGLKVGDTFASQHGYDGEGHHHDNNKFKVVGILKTTNSVLDQLLITPLESVWALHEHHEEEEAGKGANALKLLTEDEHHEDEHHEEEKEITAMLVKFRNPAMGMMISRSINQNSTMQTATPAIEMNRLFALMGLGIETLQLIALVIIVVSGISVFVSLYNSLKERKYEMALMLSMGASRTKLFFLLLSEGLIISIIGYVVGVLLSRLGVWVMAQNVEQNFHYDFNVLSLLTEEFWLLLGALIIGLLAAAIPSIGIYKIDISRTLADD
- a CDS encoding ABC transporter ATP-binding protein — its product is MISTQQLTFAYPAQPGVPTKQFVFPDFSCADHETMLILGKSGRGKTTFLHLMALLLKPTGGNIQINHQEISRLSASEAASFRAAHVGIVYQKPHFVHALSVLDNLLLANYLAGKTLAKQNAIHLAESLGFADHLNKKTTQLSQGEQQRVSIARALMNNPSLILADEPTSNLDDDNCLKVIDLLKRQTQEIGASLVVVTHDQRLKDVFEHQLSL